In Channa argus isolate prfri chromosome 15, Channa argus male v1.0, whole genome shotgun sequence, the DNA window ATGTGTATCACAGAGCAGCTGTTCCTATGCAGTTACACATttccattgaaaaaaaaaaagctccactgATCTCAGAGTGGCTCTATGAAAGACATACCTCACTTTAATGATGAAGGGGAACTAGTCTTTTTACAGGAATGATGAACTCAGCTAGATGGCTAGCAagatggaaaagagagagagcaccAGCAGCTACAGCCAAGTTGTAGCTGCTggtgctctctctcttttccatctTCTTTCAGCataggtttattttatttttgcagctaATCATTATCTCACACTTTAGTTTCGGTTGCACCGGGTGTGAAAGACTTTGTTCCCCTGTCTGTTTGTGCACTCACATGTACTCTGAATAATTCATGTAGTTCCAGGAACACATTGATCACTCTGTTGTAATACCATCTTGTCTTGCCCATATTCTTTACAGGAAGGTTTTGTTCTAGAAACTTTGCCTGGGACTGACACACTATTGTCAGCTTTAGAAACAGATGCTGCTGCTTCTCTTCTCTCAGGACCATTTTAGATATTGGGCACTTTGGCAGTGTCACCAGATAGAGGAAAACTGAGGAGAGACTTCAAACTGGACTCATCTAGGCATGTTTATTCACTCACACCAATGTTTGAGAAGCACATATGACTAACCAGGTTTTATGTTCCAAACAAACATTCAGACACAATACAATCATAATCGAGATGAGGACTGTAGCCTATTGTATGTGCACAGGTGTGTTTTCAGCTCAAGTCAGGTGGAGTGTAAGTTGGAAGGTTTAATAAAAGAAAGtcttttatgaaaaaataataaggCTGCCCAGAAAATATATGTGGTGTACAGGCATTAAAGACACAGATGAACAGTAATATGAAAATATCCTGCACATGACCAGAACCAGAATGACACTTAGGCAGTAAAGTGCAATAGATCAACATACacagtgaagtaaaaagtaaagactAAATCTGAGCATAAGCAAACGTCAGTGTTGCTGTTTAAAAGTCAGTACACACTACACATAAAATTTTCATgcataaaaaaatgtagaacacTGGATGTGATGGTGCAGCAAGTGTCTGTTTCTACCCAGTTTATGTAACACATATTGTATTTGCTAACATGACTCAACTTCCATGTCATGTCACTCATTTGTGAGTCTACTACCAAGTAGGATGAGGTTCAAATGAGGATTTAGCTTTGTCGTAGTTGTGACTCAGCATTTCCACAGACTGCAGGCCACCTGTTGTCTTCTCCGTTGTTGTCAGTGTGGTGGTGAGAGGGAGGATGCTTGCAACCGAGGAAACGTCTGACTGGGAATCGAGCAGGAGGTTAACACTGTGCTCTAATGGGACCAGTTTCAATGGAACCAAACACTGGATTGGATTTGTTGAAATTTGTCCTCCAGCTCCctgttctgcttgttttctcACTATCTTCGGCTCTgtccactgctgattacctggatcaggtgcaTATATTCAGTGAGAAGCTGGAAAGTACAATCTAAGATAGAGTGGGGGAAGAAAAAGTGAATTGAGGAAAAGAGAAATCCTCAGGTACCTCATCCCTAGTTGTTTTCCATCTATCCCTACCCAACTAGTGCCCTACCCACCGCTGATTATCACGATCCAGTGTATTCAGTTGGAAGTTGGAAGATACTAAATTGCTTTGTCTACCCCCAACCCACCCTCACCTAAGATGACATCTTCCAGCTTCACCCGAAACAGGGAATCAGCAGGGGGTAGTGCTGCCATAGTTGGAAAAAAGTGTGGAAGGGATCCATAGGGACCAGGCTTTGGAGAGCATTCCCTCTCCTTTGCATACTCTTTGTTCACCTGCGcagggagaccccaatggatttgtAGTCCATCACCTTAACCACTGCAGCCAAGACAACTGCGGCTCGCGGTCGTGCTGTGAGTCCTAGTTTGTCGTCTTTACAGATTAAGGCTGAATACTGTCCTTTAAGTGGAGGGACACAACTCCTCTTGGTTTAATATGGATCTTTGTTGCAGAGAGAAGTGTCCCAGTCCGGCTGCAGTTTATATCTTCGCTACGAAGAAAAAACATCCTCTTTTGAATTGTATTTTACCATTACTTCAATAAATGGGaaatttaaagtacaaatgtaTAACCTCGTACATATGTTATGTACTGCTAGTTGGCTTGGTAATTTCACACTGGGGATCAAAGTGTAAAGATGTCGTATTGGTATATACTCaagtaaaatagaaatacatcaaaattgtaagtaaatgtacttcgAAGCAGTAATTTAGTATAATAGTATAAAAGAATAATTGGACTAATCAGCAACATGAATaacagttcagggtcaccacagcggatcatagCATTATAGGACCCTAAAGAGTCTGCTTTTATTCCAACGTAACTCGTTGACCTTCTGTCTTCACAAACCAGTACTTGATGGATTATGGGTCACAATTATGTTCttaaatcataaaaatgatAAGTTCTTAAACATACGGATTAGTTTTTACAGGACTGAGTTTAGGTTATTACTGGGGACAGACTGCAGAGGTTGCCGTGTCCTATTCAATTCTAAtagtttgaggaaaaaaataaaatacaccttTTAAATTTGCAGCTGTTTTCCACGTTCGCTAGTTTGTTGCGAGACTCGATTTGGACCCATTATTTAtagaaattaaaatatgcaaGAACCACTGTACAGTAAATCTGGAGACATTGTACACAagtaatttgtaattattttatcaagggggatgcaaacttttgcaccaatacaattttcattatttaacttttttatgcACTCAATTTTATACAccatttttgttgcttctgattataaatgaacatttgtactagctggcAAATGCAGACTTTATTCATGTAGGTAAATGTAATTATGGgttgagattttttattttttttggactcAGAGCAGGGCCAAAGATTAAACtaatgtaattatattattttcttCTAATGCTCAGTGATCAACATTTAGGCACACAAGGAGAAGGTACAACATTAGCCCAGAATTTGTTTCTGATTGCAATAAACAAAAGTTGGGTTATTCCAATCAATCCATGAAAGTTTAGTAGTTGTAATAATAATACTCTCAGAACTATGCATGTGAACCTCAGGGTGGCACTGTAGCTGTTACTATAAGGTAATGGAAcctttcctgtttcctgtttgtttaaattatcaTGTGTCCAGACTGTTGACTTGGTTTAAAATTTCCTCTTTTATATTATCAATTCATTTAAATACGATAAGATACCTGAGGTCtgtcaaatgtacagtatttgtatttatgcaAAACACTGCTTTTAGCTGTGGAATTAcccattcttaaaaaaaaaaaaaaaaaaaaaacacaatataacaCTTTGGCCTTAGATTTATTTTAGATGCTGGCTTATGGCTTTCATGCCTCTACTTTAAAATCAGTTCCAAAGTTTAATAATTTTGAAGACTGATAGATAAGACAAGATGCAGACACTGAAATCCAGCTCAAAAGGTTTATTCAGACAGATTAGAAACATTCAGTCAGTGTTAAAATGTCACAAGAGGAGGCTTCTTAGCAAGTGACATAGCTGTACACTTCAACATGCATCTTTCTATgacatttcaaataaacaaaccCCACAACAACAGGACATTATAAATTAATCAGAGTAGTTAGGATTATGCTCAGTGAATGAAGAACAAGAGCAGAAGCCTTGTGTTTAGCTCTTCTCCCCCAGGGTGTGCTTGTCAAACAGGTACTCTGCCATCTTGTTCTTGTCGGCATCCATCTTGGTGAGGTTGGTGATGTAGTCGCCCAGCTTCTTGATGGACTCCACCTGTTCGTTCAGGTAGTGGGTCTCCAGGAAGTCACACAGCTGAGGAAAAGACCAAACAATAATCACTGGTTTGCTACAGACAGAATCTTCCAACACATACTAATGAGGTTTGTCATCGTCCAACTTACATGAGGATCCTGATGCTGAGACGCCAGCTTGTGCAGGTCCAGCAGAGCCTGGTTTACAGTCTTCTCCAGCTGCAGGGCGCACTGCATGGCCTCCAGACCGCTCCCCCACTCATCACGATCTGGTTTCTATGGAAGAAATTTAAAGAAGACTAAGCCTTTGTTCACACAGTATCCATGTTCAATTTATATAACATTACTGTTGTCCATCACACACAGCCTCAAACTGTACGGACCTTGACATCCTGGAGGAAGATGCGTCCTCCTCTCTTGTTCTGGAAGGACAGCAGCTTCTCAGCGTGCTCCCTCTCTTCATGACTTTCCTCCTTGAAGAAATGGGCAAAGCCTGGGAGGGCAACATCATCACGGGAGAAGTAGAAGCCCTGGGAGGGACAGAGACGGGACAAAAATTATTAGAAGACAACACCCAGTATTACTTGCAAGGAAACATGTGAGCAGATATTACGGAAACCGTTATTAGAAATGACATCAGAAGTGGTACATGACTCATGTCTTTGCATAGTCTAATCTGTTTAGTGTGGCTGGTTTAGACACAGAAGCCCCAAGGAAGATAAATGTAATGCAGAACCTTTAATACAATGAAGatgataaggaaaaaaaaaaaacccacacctTTTATCTGGCAACCTGCCAATCAACTTCAGCTTGAACTCAAATGATGCAATAGcgctttatttttaaagtacGTTAATTAGCAGCTGTATTTAATAACAAAGCATTTTAGTTTTAACCTGAACCTAATGTCAGCAGAGGATAAAATATCAAGATATTGCACAGCATAagctcatcacacacacacacacacacacacaccagaagtAAAAGGATAAAGTGTTGTTCCTCTCACCATGGAAGTGTAGGTGTAGGAGGCAAACAGCTCCAAGTTGACCATCCGGTTGATGGCGGCCTCGCAGTCGCGGTGGTAGTTCTGACGCACTTGAGACTCCATTTCTGCtggtgtttttctccttttgttaaCAAAACGGTACAAAAATAGAACTTTACGTTAAGCTAGTGTTCAAGTAGAAATAACCTGCGGGACGAAGTTCCGTTCAATCACTGCTGAAGCAAGAactcttttgtttctctgccCTGCTAAGGAGACGCGGTTTGCTGTATTTATACCCCACCTGAACCACGTGACAGATGTTACGTCACTCAGTGATTCAGGTGGAAGATGAGACGTTTAATGTTGTATGAATTTGTTCTGACCTGGTGACAGCAGCCACCTGCAATGACGAGGCATTTTTGGGTTTCAAGAGAATAAATTGCTTCATATTTGAATTTAACGTGTgaacatgtaaatgtttaactctctctttcattttatttgcacaaaacaaacaaaacaaatatctatAAATCTTCTGACTCAACtttgatttataattttatatatatagttatagtaTATATAGCTATAGTATATATAGCTATAGTATATATAGTTATAGTATAGTCAAGATACTAGCTGCAGCATTTGAACTATTTAAAGACGAGAGAGGATGACTGAGAAACAGCAGAGTACGACtcattgatattttaaaattattgaaaGCATTAAAGACTTCACTTAACAACCTGGGCTGGAGAAAAGCTGGACTTCACAATTGAATTGAACTGTTTATGAAATCTTAAATCCTTATCAAAAATCACGTCAAGGTTTTTAATAGTTGTCTTCAGGCTAAAGACCTGCAAGTTTCCGTTTTACTGCAGGTAAACGCTGTGCAAACATGACTCAACAATTTAGACAACACCGTTGCcttattttgttctttgtggCATCACCCAATTAGTGAGTTCAGTACTGAGTGTTATCAGATTACAATGAGCATTGTGTCATGTTGTGACTCAGCTTTACACAGGTTCCACGTGGCCTTCGTgttgttttggtctgtttccaTCGGTGTGACAGTGAGAGGGAGGAGAAGCATCTGACTGGGTGTCGGGTAGGTGATGGCATCAGTGCCCTGCTGGATGAAACCAGTTTGGCAGAAAAATAAAGGCAGTTCAAAAAAGACGCCTATGACATGATTGACTGAAAGTTAAATAATCAGTCCTAAgtgcattgtttcattttaaggCGATTTTCACTTATTGTCCGTACTGTACTTGGAAACTACTATTACATACATCCCAAATTACTAACATCCTAAAGGAAGATAACGTGAGTTTTATTGATACATAGCATGTGTTATTTAGAAGCTTTTCCAAGaaaaagcatttacatttacagccaCACTACTCTGTGCAaggcaaaaaaattatttcataaaaaaCTTTTGTGTGACTTTGAGTATAAATTAGTGGTCTCGTTCAATAATTATTCAGGTTTTATCATTTGTATCCTTGTGCATCCACAGTTTTAAGCTAATATGTTTCTTCAGTTTAAATACTACATGTCTACAGCATTTAATATGAACTGGTAATAATAATAGCTAAAAACAGACACCCAAAATTCAGCTCacaatttttattcaaaaattCAAATTACGACTTAGCCAGGGGCATGAATCTTTGGTTTAACCCGAGAtttgattcaactttattctcattacacatgtacaagtacaaggcAACGAAATACAGCTACTGTCTATCTTACATGGACAGGCAGACTTTTCAAGCTGGACTGACCCTTTGCCCTTTCAAGGTTTTTAAtactttgtctgtctctgtctgtctgtttgtctgtctttctctgtcttctaagtatttttactattaaataaactatttgcgtagtttatttttcatttcgttacatttttattaatatgcaGTAAATTTACTGTTACTTATTTGCACAGCAAACAGGTAATATGCAGTAAAAATAATGTTCAGGGTTGATCTAGCACCGTTAAAGCAGTcactacatttttattgttattacatttttatcatttcttcTGTAGAATCACACTCTTTCATTCTAGTGTTTTAAATGATCAGTTTTGCATCATAAGTGCAGTAATGGCATTACTGCAAGCAGGAGGGTCAACAAGACCAGACCTGGCCTTTTGTAAACATGTCTGAAAAGTCCTTTacatattttgtaaagtgctttgagatgactttgttgtgagttgacgctatataaatacagttgaattgaattaaattgaattagaAATACTTGGAATCACAACTTTTGGTAAAAATCTCACAAGCGGAGGCTTTGTATGACACTATAAATAAACAGTACCTATAATACAGCACCAGAGAACCTTATAAGTTAGGCACATAGATATGACTTTCAAAGAGATCGGGCTCCATGTATTTGTCCTTGTCTTTAGCTCTTCTCCCCCAGGGTGTGCTTGTCAAACAGGTACTCTGCCATCTTGTTCTTGTCGGCATCCATCTTGGTGAGGTTGGTGATGTAGTCGCCCAGCTTCTTGATGAACTCCACCTGTTCGTTCAGGTAGTGGGTCTCCAGGAAGTCACACAGCTGAGGAAAAGACCAAACAATAATCACTGGTTTGCTACAGACGTCGTCGTTGTTGTCATCGTCCAACTTACATGAGGATCCTGATGCTGAGACGCCAGCTTGTGCAGGTCCAGCAGAGCCTGGTTTACAGTCTTCTCCAGCTGCAGGGCGCACTGCATGGCCTCCAGACCGCTCCCCCACTCATCACGATCTGGTTTCTATGGAAGAAAACTATTTTCCGTTATAACAGATTTAACGTACATTTCTACAGCAGTGCTGCTACCCATCGCCCTCTGTCTCATGAGAAGTTCCAagtatagagaatgtgaagttatgtCTTGAAATTGATGTGATCTGATAAGAAGCTGCCCTCCAGAAAAACACagttatatactgtaggttGTTTGTACTATCAGCCAAAATCAACCCAACGTTCTAAATAATCCTAACATCTTTGTGCTTAACCCTAACCAATCTCCTGTGTTTGTACAGGGGTTTAATTTTCTTTAGCTAAAACCTTCCAAGAAACACCTGCCACCTCACTCAGAGGACTTGTTGTCCATTCATCTGTCTGTGCTACAGTAGTTAGAATAGGTTACCtacaccttttgttttttaaaaaaatgtattcatattttatgtaaataggAAGAGATAATGGTGAAGGAAGAAacttaaagaaattaaattgccATAGCACACAAcagtattttgaaaaacaaataacagtaaaTACATGAACATTCTTCCAGGGGTTTTGCGAGGACAAAACACTACATAACACTCTTTTGGGATCAAAAGAGAGGGATTGAGCATCAACACTTCAATTGTattccagtgtgattggtacaGATAAACTAGTATTATCGTGCAGGGGGAAGGTTTCTTTACAAGCCTAGATCTCTAGTCTGTACGGACCTTGATGTCCTGGAGGAAGATGCGTCCTCCTCTCTTGTTCTGGAAGGACAGCAGCTTCTCAACATGCTTCCTCTCTTCATGACTTTCCTCCTTGAAGAAAAGGGCAAAGCCTGGGAGGGTCTGGTTGAAGTAAAAGGCCtgggagaaacagagagaggacaaGAACTGTTAGAAGACACAACCATAaggctgtcaggaagctgaactcgctcCCGAACTTGTCATTTTTGCACTAATTCTGTTACCTGCATTGATGTACACTTTACTGGTTTGCACTCCATCTGCCATGTACCTTGcgctgtttttactttattgtactttgtattgtatttttattagtattactttccaatgcccttattgtatagttgaattgtatagtgtattttgtatttttatatttatgtgatgtagatcttaggctccactgttagaactacctgtaagcaccatggatacgagagaaatgcaatttcagttccctgtatgtatgtactgtacatgtggaagaactgacaataaagcttgagcttgacttgacttgatttgATCATTATTacgcaaaaataaataaataaaagatacaaagaaaaaagtagacaAACGGTGATAAAGCAGTTAAGAGCCAGACAAGCTATAAGCGAGTTAATTTGTATTCAGGAAACTGCTAATTAGtgtttcaacaaaaaaataaataaaatttgttcgAACTGagttttatgtatattttttatgtctttatgtaaTGCAACATTCAACATATATAATCAATTATGTGCTAATCATCTGtccacatatactgtatgataaGTATCGAATCATAATCGGTCTTGGCCGGTACCTGATACTAAAAGTATCAGATCAGCTTCCTCTCACCATGGAAGTGTAGGTGTAGGAGGCAAACAGCTCCACGTTGACCATCCGGGTGATGGCGGCCTCGCAGTCGTGGTGGTCGTGCACTTGGGAATCCATTTCAGCAGGtggttttttgttcttttattttaaaaaaaaaagagctttaaataaactttgtCAATAGTGTTCAAGAAGAAATTAACTGtgagtgaaaaaagaaattctgtTCAATTACTGTTGAAGCAATAACTCCTTTGTGGTTTTTCCCTGCTGTGAAATTACAGAGGAGTCATTTCCTGTATTTATACCCCACTGAAGACTATGTGAGTAACGTCATCTGCACATTTCAGCCAATCAGCTCTGGTAGAATGGgagttcattcatttattccGACCTGCAGCCACCTGCAATGATGAAGCATTTCAACAGACAACAGCCTGCATCGTAATTCAGTGTAGTATAGGTTGAATGTGGTAATTGATGTGATGTGCACAGCTAAGATGTAAAGTtgacatttccttttatttgccTACATACATAAAAAGCATACGTTATTTAGAAAAagatttcctcttttctgtgcTGATCTGATTATGATGAAAGGCAAATGTAGACATAATCAGATCTCAGTCCTCAACATTTCGGTGTGAAATAGTCTACACACCTCAGATGTAATAAAAGATTCAAGAAAAGACCTACAGGTTTTAGATTCACCGTGTATGTGTAGAATACTTACATACGCATGGGTTTGATTTGTCTGATCTTTCTTTACTGCAGAAACTGCAAaagtacacattttttttcttgcacattGTCTCAGTGCtactttgtttaaacatttatatcagTTTCTCAAgtaacaaaacaatgaattaaatTCTTCTTATGTTCCCCTGAAAATTCACCATGTCTATCACTTTGTCACTCACTATGTCACTGTGAGCAGGAGACTGCAGCaaggatatttaaaaataaaacaaactagaTGGTAAAATGTGCCcaaagagaaatgtgtgaaatatgGCCTTTAACATTAGTCTTATGgaatataataaacaatatgtAGGGGGGTTACTTTAATTTACTGTTCTCACATACACTGAGATATACTCTTCTTGAATCTGATTACAGTAAAATCAGCAGAAGCTGTCATGCTGTCGTggggctgcagctcagttggcaagggagttgtccacagaccacagggtcaaagtgtccttggccaAGACACCGAGCCCCacgttgctcccggtgggtcagggaGCCCCTGCCATGGCAGCCAACCGCCACtggtgtgtgagggtgtgtgtgaatgggaatcaacattttaAGGCCCTTTGAATAAAAGCGCTATATTTATGTAGCCGTTTACCATCACCCTGTGCATTTCATGGTATTTCAGCCACCTGAGCTCAGGTAACATGGGCGTTAATTCATTTGTTCTGAGCTGCTGAGAGTAACCACCTGTAATGCTGAAAAACCGTTCTGCACTTTAaagtgacaaaagaaaatgaaaattgaattgttgaattcattagtttattagtGTCTGTGCATAGAGGTGAACTGTGAATCTGGCGTTTGTCACGAATGCCCTTGGCTTGTCCAAAATGTCTTTTATCTTAAAGCACACAAAAGCACGTGCAGCTGTAAATGGGTAAATTATGTAACAGCCATGAATATTTTGATCACATCAGTGGTGATACGCTAAGTACCttttcaggtttttctttttaatgtcatgAAGCCACTGAGATTTTTAGGCTTTTGTTAAACTGTCTCACAactgttttttaacaaacactgcTCATACATGTACAGTTGGGCATCTATAAAACCTACTTTTATATCAGTTAGTTTAGTcagctttttttctctgacaaaTCCACCATACAACATCTT includes these proteins:
- the LOC137099768 gene encoding ferritin, middle subunit, which translates into the protein MESQVRQNYHRDCEAAINRMVNLELFASYTYTSMGFYFSRDDVALPGFAHFFKEESHEEREHAEKLLSFQNKRGGRIFLQDVKKPDRDEWGSGLEAMQCALQLEKTVNQALLDLHKLASQHQDPHLCDFLETHYLNEQVESIKKLGDYITNLTKMDADKNKMAEYLFDKHTLGEKS
- the LOC137099770 gene encoding ferritin, middle subunit-like, encoding MDSQVHDHHDCEAAITRMVNVELFASYTYTSMAFYFNQTLPGFALFFKEESHEERKHVEKLLSFQNKRGGRIFLQDIKKPDRDEWGSGLEAMQCALQLEKTVNQALLDLHKLASQHQDPHLCDFLETHYLNEQVEFIKKLGDYITNLTKMDADKNKMAEYLFDKHTLGEKS